The Chitinophaga caeni genome segment GTAAATTTTTTGTTGATCCGGTAACCTGTTTGCCCAATTGTTGGTATACCTGCTATTAATATTGATATTAGTTGAACCGGTAGAACCTCTTTTCGTCGTGATAATAATCGCGCCTGCTGCTGCCCTTAAACCGTAAAGCGCCGATGCCGCTGGGCCTTTCAACACCGAGATCGATTCGATATCCTCGGGGTTAATATCCATGGCCCTGTTACTGTTCGTGGTAGACAGGTTAACAGACCCGTCAAAGGCACTGTTATCACCTTGCCCGGTAGAGTTATCCATCGGCATCCCATCGATCACGAATAGCGGTTGGTTATTTCTTTCCAAGGAGGTACCGCCCCTGATAATAATAGAAGCGGAAGCGCCGGGAGCGCCGCCTGAGTTGGTAATGTTCAACCCTGCCACTTTACCATTCAGGGAGTTTACCAGGTTAGCATTTTTATTCCGCATCAGCTCATCTGCGCGGACTTCCTGCACGGAATAGCCCAATGCTTTCTTCTCTTTCTTGATACCCATGGCAGTAACTACCACTTCCCCGAGTGATTCCTGTGATGTTTGAAGGGTAATACTTAGCGTGGTGCTTGTTCCGATCACCACTTCTTTTGTTTCGTAGCCTACATAACTGATTTCGAGGATTTCGCCCGTAGCGGCTTCAATTTTGAATTGACCTTTCACGTCTGATTGCGTAATGCGCTGGGTTCCTTTGACCCTGACTGTTGCACCGGGAATAGGCCCTTCACCTTCTGCTATAACGGTGCCCGTAATAGCTTTCTGTTGTGCCCACATGGTTCCCGGTAGTACTAACATTACCAACGAAAAGATCGTCAATAACCGGAGAAATGTTCTCATGTTTTGAAGTTTTAGATTTGAGTTGATATAATTGCAGATATAATCTATCAATAGCCGATCTATAGATCATGCATAGGGTTGATAGCCTTGAGATACTTTTACTACTACCATTCTCGATTTACTTGGTTGATGGATTCGAGTTTACTACCTAAGCCTTGTTTGCTTAGAAATCACCTTGTTTTTAATTTACTGATTTTGGTTGCTTTATAATTTTACTGTAACTAAAATACTATCTTCCCATTAATATCTTGATTAAAATATTTATTTTTTTTATTGTATTTTGTTCCCCATTGCGATCGGGGAATGGCAGCCTTTTATTAATATACTTGACCTTCTATTGCCATCAATGCTATTGCCATATCATTATTGATAAGAATACCCGGTTTACCATGAAATTTAACTCCATTAGGCCGTGTTCATCTTTTAACTTTTAAAATAGCCCCAATTGATAACATGCTGATTATCGGGATCATATCTTTTCAGTGTTGAAGTTATCTAGTATAGATTGTTAATTATGCTATTCTCCATATAAGGAAATGGGGGCGTTTAAAAAGCGTTATGTTCAGTGTTATAAAATGTTTTGATATTTTTTGGCAAATCGCTTCTTGATATGCTAATATCGAAATTTTACCCTTCAATATTAGTTTTTTGGGGATGATGCCTTTAATAATTAATCTTTTCCACTTATTACTTTTCTTTATCCTGGGAACGGGTTCGGGTGTGCCATACTGCAAAAATCATAGAATAAACCGTCCTGTTTCTAAATGTAAGCTATTAATCGTCTAAAAGCAAAAAATCCCGGCTAATTATGATAGCCGGGATTTTTTCACTATAAAATATCTTTATTGTCAGACTAAATTTTCAATGAAAAATTATCGTCGCCTCAAAAGTTCGATTCAATGTCCACCTGCACATTTCTTGGTACTTTTTTAGCCGGACAACAATGATAATATATCTTATTAGAATTTGAATGCAACGTTACCCACGAACCTTCTTGGCATTTGCGGTTCTAAGGTGCTCCAACCTTTATAATATACCTCGTTCGTGATATTATCCAGTTTGAAAGTTACGTCAAACTTAGGTGAATTATAGAATAGGGAAGCATTGATTACGGTGTAAGATGGTAGGGTAAATACGCCGGTGGTAACACGGTTTAATATCTTGTTCTCGCTGGCGTAGTTACCGCCGAAACCGATCCCGAAACCTTTCAGTTTTCCACTGGTTAACTTGTAAGTAGCCCAAAGGTTGGCCAAGTTTTGTGGTCCCGCTTCTTCCGGGCGCCTATCGAGGTAATCAGAGGTGCCTTCAGCTTTCGTTATTTTGCTATCGTTATAGCTATAACCTGCCAAGATGTTTAAGCCTGGTGCCGGGCTAGCAGTTACCGCCGCCTCGATGCCTTTGCTGTACCTTGTTCCACCTTGGGTATATTCCTGCGGACCGGTGCTCAATATGATGTTTTTTACCTTGATGTCGTAATAGCTTAAGCTACCACTCAATAGTCCACCCAGTAAATTGACCTTGATGCCGCCTTCTAGCTGATTGGCTTGTTCCGGGTCAAAAGATTGCATCACGTTGTCTTTGTTCATCCTAGGGGCAGCATTTGTGAACCCGTTCATGTAATTGGCAAAAACGCTTAAAGTATTGATGATAGGTTGGTAAACGATACCAAACTTAGGGGATACTGCTGTTTGACCGTATTTACTGGACTCGCTTACCGTTGTACCGCCATTTTCAAATCGATCTACGCGCACGCTTGCCATCGCGGATAGGGACGGCAAGATATTGAACACATCGGAAATGTAAGCGCTGTAAATTTTCTGGTTGGCATTAGAAATGTTCAAGGAATCGTTCTTAAGCAATTCATCCATATGGGCTTTGGTTAAGACCCCGTTATCGAATCCGTCCATACGAACCTCACCGTTTTGTACGTAGTTTGAATTGCTACCGTTAGCATCGCTTTCGAAGTAATCCAATCCTACTACCACGCGGTTGCGGAACTTGCCTAAATAGAAATCACCGGTAAAGTTTTGTTGGATATCCGTTGTGTTTGTATATGCATCTTGGTTGCTGATGTAGCGGGCAAATGTGCTTTTTACATCTGGAAAGCCCGGTAAATATTGCGTTCCTTCGTACAAATAAGAATAATAACCCTGCGTCTTCGCGGTACTTCTGGAAACCACGGTTTGCGAAGTCCAACTGTCAGACAATTGATACAACATTTGCGCCTGCACGTTTGAAGTTGGATTTTTAATACTTAAATCATTGCTGGTAAATGAATTTTTAGGGTTATATCCCAATTCGTCTAAATTCTTGGCGAATAGCGTCGTACTACGATCGAAGAAGATCATCGTAGGATTGGTACGCTCCGTTTGATAAAACTCCGCATTTACCAGGAAGCTCAAACGATCATTTACTTTGTACGTTAATGAAGGGGCGATATAACGGTTTTTAGCAAAACCGGCATCCTGGAAGCTGTTCTCATCATGGTAAGCGCCAACTACGCGGAACAATATTTTTCCATCTTTGTCTAGGGGAGTATTTACATCCAGCGTGAAGCGATTTAAACCGTAACTACCGCCGGTATAGGAAACGGAGCCACCGAAATGGTCATACGGGCGCTTGGTAACCACGTTAATCAAACCGCCGTAAGAAACCAGGGAGCTACCGAATAATGTACCGGAGGGACCTTTAATTACTTCAATTCTTTCTATCCCGGCAACATCTAAACCACCATTGGTAATCCCGGCCAAACCGTTTTTCATGGTTGGTTGAACCGCGAAGCCGCGGAGTGCGAAATAACCGGCGCCATCGCCGCCGCGACCGGTAGACGACCATAATTTATCGATCCCCGGTGCATTTTTCAACGCATCGTCGAAGTTGGTAACCACTTGGTCGCGCATGACACCACTTGAAATTGTATTATAAACTTGCGGATTTTCAATATCGGCAATTGGTAACCTCGCGATATATTGAGAGTTGGGCTGTTGGTATTTATTCCTGGCAGCCGTAATCACCACTTCGTTTAGTTTCTGCTCGGAAACATCCAGTTGCAGGTTTACCGTCACCGTTTTTTCCTTTTCTACGGTTACGGGTTGACTGACAGTTTCGTAACCGATCAGCGATACTTCAATCGTATAATTACCCGGGGCTACGTTGCGGATTGTATATTGACCATTTTCATCGCTGATGGTGCCTTTTTTCGTTCCTTTTAATAAAACTATTACGGAGGGAGCCGGTTTATTATCGGATGTAGTGATGGTACCCTTGATAGTACCGCCATTTTCTACATCTTCGGCCAATACGGGGGCCATTAGCGCGAATAACATTGCGCATAACATGCTGATTCCTTTCCAATTAATCGAATTGCGTAAAAATACCATAACCTTATTTCTTTTAGATCTGCTGGCGCAAAATTCTATCAGTTTAAAGGCTATGAGAAGTCCAATCGGGAAATTTATTTACGAGATAAGGAAAAATTCAACACCGGGAAATTCTAAAATGTTGATT includes the following:
- a CDS encoding TonB-dependent receptor, with product MLCAMLFALMAPVLAEDVENGGTIKGTITTSDNKPAPSVIVLLKGTKKGTISDENGQYTIRNVAPGNYTIEVSLIGYETVSQPVTVEKEKTVTVNLQLDVSEQKLNEVVITAARNKYQQPNSQYIARLPIADIENPQVYNTISSGVMRDQVVTNFDDALKNAPGIDKLWSSTGRGGDGAGYFALRGFAVQPTMKNGLAGITNGGLDVAGIERIEVIKGPSGTLFGSSLVSYGGLINVVTKRPYDHFGGSVSYTGGSYGLNRFTLDVNTPLDKDGKILFRVVGAYHDENSFQDAGFAKNRYIAPSLTYKVNDRLSFLVNAEFYQTERTNPTMIFFDRSTTLFAKNLDELGYNPKNSFTSNDLSIKNPTSNVQAQMLYQLSDSWTSQTVVSRSTAKTQGYYSYLYEGTQYLPGFPDVKSTFARYISNQDAYTNTTDIQQNFTGDFYLGKFRNRVVVGLDYFESDANGSNSNYVQNGEVRMDGFDNGVLTKAHMDELLKNDSLNISNANQKIYSAYISDVFNILPSLSAMASVRVDRFENGGTTVSESSKYGQTAVSPKFGIVYQPIINTLSVFANYMNGFTNAAPRMNKDNVMQSFDPEQANQLEGGIKVNLLGGLLSGSLSYYDIKVKNIILSTGPQEYTQGGTRYSKGIEAAVTASPAPGLNILAGYSYNDSKITKAEGTSDYLDRRPEEAGPQNLANLWATYKLTSGKLKGFGIGFGGNYASENKILNRVTTGVFTLPSYTVINASLFYNSPKFDVTFKLDNITNEVYYKGWSTLEPQMPRRFVGNVAFKF